The following are from one region of the Prionailurus bengalensis isolate Pbe53 chromosome A2, Fcat_Pben_1.1_paternal_pri, whole genome shotgun sequence genome:
- the STAB1 gene encoding stabilin-1 isoform X8, producing MAGPRGLLLLCLLAFCLAGSSFTRGQKVRSRRCDVKTKFVMRIPCTMCPAIKRRMCPPGWLRELPEKISQDCRYEVQLGDSLMSMSGCSMECWKDVVEKACCPGYWGSQCYECPGGAETPCNGRGTCLDGIDGNGTCVCQENFSGSSCQECQDPSRFGPNCQSVCSCVHGVCSHGPLGDGSCLCFAGYTGARCDQELPVCQALNCPQNSQCSAEAPACSCLPGHTQQGRECRAPNPCQPSPCSPLAQCSVSPTGQAQCRCPKDYHGDGTVCLPHDPCTINHGGCPINSTVCLYLRSGKASCQCKPGLVSINHNASAGCFAYCFPHSCDRSATCQVTSDGKTSCVCKEGEVGDGRACYGHLLHEIQKASQLGVVFLRLRVTLAMLDQGCREILTTSGPFTVLVPSLSSVFSRTMNASVARQLCKQHIIAGQHILEELGTQQTRRWWTLDGQELTVTFNHFMQKYTYKYKEHPQQTFTIQKANYPAANGVFHLVTALQWQPPPELPEDPKRTIGQILASTEAFSRFETILENCGLPSILDGPGPFTVFVPSNEAVDMLRDGRLIYLFTAGLSKLQELVKYHIYSHGQLTIEKLISKGRVLTMANQVLAVNISEEGRILLGPEGVPLRRVDVLAANGVIHMLEGVLLPPTILPILPKHCNEEQYKIVAGSCVDCQALNTSMCPPNSMKLDIFPKECVYTHDPTGLNVLKKGCAHYCNQTILKPGCCKGFFGPDCIQCPGGFSNPCYGKGTCSDGVRGNGACLCFPDYKGIACHICSNPNKHGDQCQEDCGCVHGLCDNRPGSGGVCQRGTCAPGFSGHFCNESSVNCGPTERAQSCHLHARCVSQGGVTRCVCLDGFEGDGFSCTPSNPCSHPDRGGCSENAECVPGALGNHHCTCHKGWSGDGRVCVAIDECELDVRGGCHADALCSYVGPGQSRCTCKLGFAGDGYVCSPIDPCRAGNGGCHDLAICQAVGGGQRVCTCPSGYGGDGFNCYGDIFRELEANAHFSVFYQWIKSAGITLPTDSRVTALVPSESAIRRLSPEDQAFWLQPRMLPHLVRAHFLQGALSEEELARLAGQDVATLSPTTRWEIHNISGRVWVQNASVDVADLLATNGVLHVLSQVLLPPRGDALHGQGLLQQLDSVPAFHLFRELLQHHSLVPQIEAATAYTIFVPTNRSLEAQGNSSILDADTVRHHVILGEALSTESLQKGGHRNSLLGPAHWLVFYNHSGQPEVNHMPLEGPVLEAPGRSLFGLSGVLTVGSSRCLHSHAESLREKCINCTRKFRCTQGFQLENTPRKSCVYRSGYSFSRGCSYTCAKKIQVPDCCPGFFGTLCEPCPGGLGGVCSGHGQCQDRLLGSGECHCHEGFHGTACEMCELGRYGPTCAGVCNCAHGLCQEGLQGDGSCVCHAGWQGPRCDQKISGPQCPKKCDPNANCVQDLATAPACVCAAGYSGDGVHCSEVDPCARDHGGCSPHANCTKVAPGQRTCTCQDGYTGDGELCQEVNSCLIHHGGCHMHAECIPTGPQQVSCSCREGYSGDGIRTCELLDPCSQSNGGCSPYAVCKSTGDGQRTCTCDAAHTVGDGFTCRARVGLELLRDRHASFFSLHLLEYKELKGDGPFTVFVPRADLMSNLSQDELARIRAHRQLVFRYHVVGCRQLRSQELLDEGYVTTLSGHTLRIHEREGSIYLNDFARVVSSDHEAVNGVLHFIDRVLLPPDVLYWKPDVAPILRRNVTAAAESFGYKIFSGLVKVAGLLPLLQDAAHRPLTMLWPTDSALQALPPDRQAWLYHEDHRDKLAAILRGHVIRNIEALASDLPNLGPLRTMHGTPISFSCSRVRPGELTVGEEDARIMQRHLPFEGGLAYGIDQLLEPPGLGARCDRFETRPLRLKICSICGLEPPCPEGSREQGSPETCWRYYSKFWTSPPLHSLALRSIWARSSLWGQPQGLGRGCHRNCVTTTWKPSCCPGHYGSECRACPGGASSPCGGHGVCMDGMSGSGQCQCHSRFTGTACELCASGAFGPQCQACRCTSHGRCDEGLGGSGSCFCDEGWTGPSCEVQLSECCLCLCPPECFYMLACSGMCPDHTLRWSH from the exons ATGGCAGGGCCCCGGGGCCTCCTCCTGCTCTGCCTCCTGGCCTTCTGCCTAGCAGGCTCCAGCTTCACCAGGGGGCAGAAG GTGCGGTCCAGACGCTGCGATGTGAAGACCAAGTTTGTCATGCGCATACCCTGCACCATGTGCCCTGCCATTAAGAGGCGGATGTGCCCCCCAGGCTGGCTTCGGGAGTTACCAGAGAAGATCTCACAGGACTGCCG CTACGAGGTGCAGCTGGGGGACTCTTTGATGTCTATGAGCGGCTGCAGCATGGAGTGCTGGAAGGACGTGGTGGAGAAGGCCTGCTGCCCCGGCTACTGGGGATCCCAGTGTTATG AGTGTCCTGGAGGTGCTGAGACTCCGTGTAACGGCCGTGGGACCTGCCTGGATGGCATAGACGGGAATGGGACCTGTGTGTGCCAG GAAAACTTCAGTGGCTCCTCCTGCCAGGAGTGCCAAGACCCCAGCCGATTTGGGCCCAACTGCCAGTCAG TGTGCAGCTGCGTGCATGGCGTGTGCAGCCATGGGCCACTTGGAGATGGAAGCTGCCTGTGTTTTGCTGGATACACTGGAGCCCGCTGTGACCAAG AGCTGCCAGTCTGCCAGGCCCTGAATTGTCCCCAGAACTCCCAGTGCTCTGCAGAGGCCCCTGCCTGCAGCTGCCTCCCGGGCCACACCCAGCAGGGCAGAGAATGTAGAG CCCCTAATCCCTGCCAGCCATCGCCCTGTTCCCCACTGGCCCAGTGCTCGGTGAGCCCCACGGGGCAGGCACAGTGTCGCTGCCCCAAGGACTACCACGGTGACGGGACGGTGTGTCTGCCCCATGACCCGTGCACCATCAACCATGGTGGCTGCCCCATCAACTCCACCGTGTGTCTGTACCTGAGATCAGGCAAG GCCTCCTGCCAGTGTAAGCCAGGCTTGGTCAGCATCAATCACAATGCCTCTGCGGGCTGCTTTGCCTACTGTTTCCCTCATTCCTGCGACCGGTCAGCCACCTGTCAGGTGACCTCCGATGGGAAGACCAG CTGTGTGTGCAAGGAGGGCGAGGTAGGGGATGGGCGTGCCTGCTATGGACACCTGCTCCATGAGATACAGAAGGCCAGCCAACTGGGTGTGGTATTCCTGCGGCTGAGAGTCACCCTGGCCATGTTGG ACCAGGGCTGCCGTGAGATACTCACCACATCGGGCCCATTTACCGTGCTGGTACCGTCCCTCTCGTCTGTCTTCTCCAGGACCATGAAC GCGTCCGTTGCCCGGCAGCTCTGCAAACAGCACATCATAGCGGGACAGCACATCCTGGAGGAATTGGGGACCCAGCAGACACGCAGGTGGTGGACACTGGATGGGCAGGAGCTCACCGTCACTTTCAACCACTTCATG CAGAAGTACACATACAAGTACAAAGAGCACCCCCAGCAAACATTCACCATCCAAAAGGCCAACTACCCGGCAGCCAATGGTGTCTTCCACTTGGTCACTGCTCTACAGTGGCAGCCCCCACCAGAGCTCCCTGAGGACCCCAAG AGAACCATCGGCCAGATCCTTGCCTCTACTGAGGCCTTCAGCCGGTTTGAAACCATCCTGGAG AACTGTGGGCTACCCTCCATCCTGGATGGGCCTGGGCCATTCACAGTGTTTGTCCCAAGCAACGAGGCTGTGGACATGTTGCGTGATGGCCGTCTGATCTACCTCTTCACAGCA GGTCTGTCCAAACTACAGGAGCTGGTGAAGTACCACATCTACAGCCATGGGCAG CTGACCATTGAGAAGCTCATCTCCAAGGGTCGGGTCCTCACCATGGCAAACCAGGTCCTGGCTGTGAATATCTCTGAGGAG GGGCGCATCCTGCTGGGACCCGAGGGGGTGCCACTACGGAGAGTGGACGTGCTGGCTGCCAATGGCGTGATCCACATGCTGGAGGGTGTCCTGCTGCCCCCGACCATCCTGCCCATCCTGCCTAAGCACTGCAACGAGGAGCAGTACAAGATCGTGGCG GGCTCCTGTGTGGACTGCCAAGCCCTGAACACCAGCATGTGCCCCCCCAACAGCATGAAGCTG GACATCTTCCCCAAGGAGTGTGTCTACACCCATGACCCTACTGGGCTCAACGTCCTGAAGAAAGGCTGCGCTCACTACTGCAACCAGACTATCCTG AAACCTGGCTGTTGCAAAGGGTTTTTTGGGCCTGACTGTATACAGTGTCCTGGGGGCTTCTCCAACCCCTGCTATGGCAAAGGCACC TGCAGCGACGGGGTCCGGGGCAACGGGGCCTGCCTCTGCTTCCCAGACTACAAAGGCATCGCCTGCCACATCTGCTCTAACCCAAACAAGCATGGAGACCAGTGCCAGGAAG ACTGTGGCTGCGTCCACGGTCTCTGTGACAACCGTCCAGGCAGTGGGGGTGTGTGCCAGCGTGGCACGTGTGCCCCAGGCTTCAGCGGCCACTTCTGCAATGAGTCCTCTGTGAACTGTGGGCCCACGGAACGGGCCCAGAGCTGCCACCTGCACGCCCGCTGTGTTAGCCAGGGAGGCGTTACCAG GTGTGTCTGTCTTGATGGCTTCGAGGGTGATGGCTTCTCCTGTACACCCAGCAACCCCTGCTCCCACCCAGACCGTGGTGGCTGCTCAGAAAAT GCTGAGTGtgtccctggggccctgggcaaCCACCACTGCACGTGCCACAAAGGCTGGAGCGGGGACGGCCGTGTCTGTGTGGCCATCGACGAGTGTGAGCTGGATGTGAGAGGTGGTTGTCACGCCGACGCCCTCTGCAGCTACGTGGGACCTGGGCAG AGCCGGTGCACCTGCAAGCTGGGATTCGCAGGGGATGGCTATGTGTGCAGTCCTATTGACCCCTGCCGGGCAGGCAACGGTGGCTGCCATGACCTG GCCATCTGCCAAGCAGTGGGGGGAGGTCAGCGGGTCTGCACATGCCCCTCTGGCTATGGGGGTGATGGCTTCAACTGCTACGGAGACATCTTCCGG gagCTGGAGGCAAATGCCCACTTCTCTGTCTTCTACCAGTGGATCAAG AGTGCTGGCATCACTCTTCCTACCGACAGCCGAGTCACAGCCCTGGTGCCCTCTGAGTCTGCCATCCGTAGGCTGAGCCCCGAGGACCAGGCCTTCTGGCTGCAGCCAAGGATGCTACCGCACCTGGTCAG GGCCCATTTTCTCCAGGGTGCCCTCTCTGAGGAGGAGCTGGCCCGGCTGGCTGGGCAGGATGTGGCCACCCTGAGCCCCACCACACGCTGGGAGATTCACAACATCAGTGGG AGGGTCTGGGTGCAGAATGCCAGCGTGGATGTGGCTGACCTCCTTGCCACCAATGGTGTCCTACATGTCCTCAGCCAG GTCTTACTGCCTCCGAGAGGGGACGCACTGCACGGGCAGGGGTTGCTGCAGCAGCTAGACTCGGTGCCTGCCTTCCACCTCTTCCGGGAGCTGCTGCAG CACCACAGCCTGGTGCCCCAGATCGAGGCAGCCACGGCCTACACCATCTTCGTGCCCACAAACCGTTCTCTGGAGGCCCAGGGAAACAGCAGCATACTG GATGCAGACACAGTGCGACATCACGTGATCCTGGGGGAAGCCCTCTCCACAGAATCCCTGCAGAAAGGGGGACACCGCAACTCTCTCCTGGGCCCTGCCCACTGGCTCGTCTTCTACAACCATAGCGGCCAG CCTGAGGTGAACCACATGCCGCTGGAAGGCCCTGTGCTGGAGGCCCCTGGCCGCTCGTTGTTTGGCCTGTCGGGGGTCCTGACTGTGGGCTCAAGCCGCTGCCTGCATAGCCATGCCGAGTCCCTGCGG gagAAATGCATAAACTGCACCCGGAAATTCCGCTGCACTCAGGGCTTCCAGCTGGAG AACACTCCCAGGAAGAGCTGTGTCTACCGATCTGGCTACTCATTCTCCCGGGGCTGTTCTTACACTTGTGCCAAGAAGATCCAG gtGCCTGACTGCTGCCCTGGCTTCTTCGGCACGCTGTGTGAGCCGTGCCCCGGGGGACTGGGTGGTGTGTGCTCGGGCCACGGGCAGTGCCAGGACCGGCTCCTGGGCAGCGGAGAGTGCCACTGCCACGAGGGCTTCCATGGAACAGCCTGTGAGATGTGCGAGCTGGGCCGCTATGGGCCCACCTGTGCCGGAG TCTGCAACTGTGCCCATGGGCTGTGCCAGGAGGGGCTCCAAGGGGATGGAAGCTGTGTCTGTCATGCGGGCTGGCAGGGCCCCCGCTGTGACCAGA AGATCAGCGGCCCTCAATGCCCAAAGAAGTGCGATCCCAATGCCAA CTGCGTACAGGACTTGGCTACAGCCCCGGCCTGTGTCTGTGCTGCGGGCTACTCAGGCGACGGCGTCCACTGTTCAG AGGTGGACCCTTGTGCCCGTGACCACGGGGGCTGTTCCCCTCACGCCAACTGTACCAAGGTGGCGCCTGGGCAGCGGACGTGCACCTGCCAGGATGGCTACACAGGAGATGGGGAGCTGTGCCAGG AAGTTAACAGCTGTCTCATCCACCACGGGGGCTGCCACATGCATGCTGAATGTATCCCTACAGGCCCCCAGCAG GTCTCTTGCAGCTGCCGTGAGGGTTACAGTGGGGATGGCATCCGGACCTGTGAACTCCTGGACCCTTGCTCCCAG AGTAATGGAGGCTGCAGCCCCTATGCTGTGTGTAAAAGCACAGGGGATGGCCAGAGGACGTGTACCTGTGACGCAGCCCATACCGTGGGTGATGGCTTCACCTGCCGTGCCCGAGTTGGCCTG GAGCTCCTTCGGGACAGGCATGCCTCATTCTTCAGCCTCCACCTCCTG GAATACAAGGAGCTCAAGGGCGATGGGCCTTTCACAGTCTTTGTGCCTCGCGCAGATCTAATGAGCAACCTGTCGCAG GATGAGCTGGCCCGGATTCGCGCCCACCGCCAGCTTGTGTTCCGCTACCACGTGGTCGGCTGCCGGCAGCTGAGGAGCCAGGAGCTGCTGGACGAGGGCTACGTCACCACGCTCTCAGGGCACACGCTGCGCATCCACGAGAGGGAG ggcagcATCTATCTCAATGACTTCGCCCGTGTGGTGAGCAGTGACCACGAGGCTGTGAATGGCGTGCTGCACTTCATCGACCGAGTCCTGCTGCCGCCGGACGTGTTATACTGGAAGCCTGACGTTGCCCCTATCCTGCGG AGAAACGTCACCGCCGCTGCTGAGAGCTTTGGTTACAAGATCTTCAGCGGCCTCGTGAAG GTGGCTGGCCTCCTGCCTCTGCTTCAGGATGCAGCCCACAGGCCCCTCACAATGCTGTGGCCCACAGACTCTGCCCTGCAAGCCCTGCCACCTGATCGCCAGGCCTGGCTGTACCATGAAGACCACCGTGACAAGCTGGCAGCCATTCTGCGGGGCCATGTGATTCGCAACATTGAG GCCTTGGCATCTGACCTGCCCAACCTGGGCCCACTCCGCACCATGCATGGGACCCCCATCTCCTTCTCCTGCAGCCGTGTCCGGCCG GGTGAGCTCACCGTGGGTGAGGAGGATGCCCGCATCATGCAGCGGCACCTTCCCTTTGAGGGTGGCCTGGCCTATGGCATCGACCAGCTGCTGGAGCCACCTGGCCTTGGTGCCCGCTGTGACCGCTTTGAGACTCGACCTCTGCGGCTG AAGATCTGTAGCATTTGCGGGCTAGAACCGCCTTGTCCTGAGGGCTCACGGGAGCAG GGCAGTCCTGAGACCTGCTGGCGGTACTACTCAAAGTTCTGGACGTCCCCTCCACTGCACTCCTTGGCACTGCGCAGCATTTGGGCCCGGTCTAGCCTCTGGGGTCAGCCCCAAGGCCTGGGCAGGGGCTGCCACCGCAACTGTGTCACCACCACCTGGAAGCCCAGCTGCTGCCCTGGTCACTATGGCAGCGAGTGCCGAG CTTGCCCTGGTGGCGCCAGCAGCCCCTGTGGTGGCCACGGCGTGTGCATGGACGGCATGAGTGGCAGCGGGCAGTGCCAGTGCCATTCGAGGTTTACAGGGACAGCGTGTGAACTCTGTGCCTCGGGTGCCTTTGGGCCCCAGTGCCAAG CCTGCCGCTGCACCTCCCATGGCCGCTGTGACGAGGGCCTTGGGGGCTCTGGCTCCTGCTTCTGTGATGAGGGCTGGACCGGGCCAAGCTGTGAGGTGCAGCTGAGTGAGTGCTGTCTGTGTTTGTGTCCACCTGAGTGCTTTTATATGCTCGCGTGTAGTGGCATGTGCCCCGACCACACACTCAGGTGGAGCCactga